One genomic window of Indicator indicator isolate 239-I01 chromosome 11, UM_Iind_1.1, whole genome shotgun sequence includes the following:
- the STEAP4 gene encoding metalloreductase STEAP4 has protein sequence MTKNSSNTMALAPSTANKRETICIFGTGDFGRALGQKLIQSGYPVVFGSRSTKTSSLIPRGAEVLSHAEAAQRAAIIIIAIQRQHYSFLTPLAEALQGKVLVDISNNLKLDQYPESNAQHLAQLLPAAKVVKAFNTVSAWALQSGTLDASRQVFVCGDDMEAKQMVMDLVRALGLTPLDQGSLLAAREIENYPLQLFPMWRFPIFLSLGLTIFFFLYCLALDIIYPYVYQKKDLSFLIAISIPNKVCPVLALVLLGLVYVPGVLAAILQLWRGTKYRRFPGWLDRWMLCRKQLGLVALAFASVHVLYTLVMPIRSYVKWRTSSRLVSQALSNTTEPLNTTNAWLSDSYLALGILGFFLFVLLGITSLPSVSNSVNWREFRFVQSKLGYLTLVLCTAHTLVYGGKWFLVPSSYKWYLPPIYMLSLIIPCAVLVVKFVLILPCLDKPLTQIRQGWERNPQYSEPSHYVINKSAV, from the exons ATGACCAAAAACTCTTCCAACACCATGGCCTTGGCTCCTAGCACTGCTAACAAAAGGGAGACAATCTGCATCTTTGGGACTGGAGACTTTGGAAGAGCTCTGGGACAGAAGCTGATCCAGTCTGGGTACCCTGTGGTGTTCGGCAGCCGCAGCACAAAGACATCCAGCCTGATCCCCAGGGGTGCAGAGGTGCTGAgccatgcagaagcagcacagagagctgcCATCATCATCATAGCAATCCAGAGGCAGCACTACAGCTTCCTCACGCCCCTCGcggaagctctccagggaaaggTCTTGGTGGACATCAGCAACAACTTAAAACTAGACCAGTACCCAGAATCCAACGCCCAGCACctggcccagctgctgcctgctgccaaggTGGTGAAAGCCTTCAACACGGTGTCAGCCTGGGCCCTGCAGTCGGGCACGCTGGATGCCAGCCGCCAG GTGTTTGTCTGTGGAGATGACATGGAAGCCAAACAGATGGTGATGGATCTTGTTCGTGCTCTGGGCCTCACTCCATTAGACCAgggctccctgctggctgctcgGGAGATAGAGAACTaccctctgcagctcttcccCATGTGGAGGTTTCCCATCTTTTTGTCCCTCGGCCTCaccatctttttcttcttatactgcctggctctggacatcatctacCCCTACGTCTACCAGAAGAAAGATTTGTCCTTTCTGATtgccatctccatcccaaacaaggtctgccctgtgctggcccTGGTCCTCCTAGGCTTAGTCTACGTTCCTGGTGTGCTAGCTGCTATCCTCCAGCTGTGGCGAGGCACCAAGTACCGCCGCTTCCCGGGCTGGCTGGACAGGTGGATGCtgtgcaggaagcagctggggctggtggcCTTGGCCTTTGCTTCTGTGCACGTCCTGTACACCCTGGTCATGCCCATCCGCTCCTACGTGAAATGGAGGACCAGCAGCCGGCTTGTCTCCCAG GCACTGAGCAACACAACAGAGCCACTCAACACCACCAATGCCTGGCTCAGTGACTCCTACTTGGCTTTggggattctgggatttttcctgtttgttcttCTGGgaatcacatctctgccttcagTCAGCAACAGTGTCAACTGGAGGGAGTTCAGATTCGTACAG TCCAAACTGGGATACCTGACGCTGGTTTTGTGCACTGCTCACACGCTGGTTTACGGTGGGAAGTGGTTCCTGGTCCCATCATCCTACAAATGGTACCTTCCACCCATCTACATGCTGTCCCTCATCATTCCCTGCGCTGTCCTGGTTGTCAAGTTCGTGCTGATACTTCCTTGTCTGGACAAACCCCTCACCCAAATCcggcagggctgggagaggaaCCCCCAGTACTCAGAACCATCCCACTACGTCATCAACAAGTCAGCTGTCTAA
- the SRI gene encoding sorcin — translation MAFPGQPAPDGGFYQGGYGGAPGGPAFPGQAQDPLYGYFAAVAGQDGQIDADELQRCLTQSGIAGAYKPFNLETCRLMISMLDRDMSGTLGFNEFKELWAVVNGWKQHFMSFDSDGSGSVDRQELEKALVNMGFRLSPQAVTAITRRFSTHGKITFDDYIACCVKLRALTECFRRRDASQQGFVNFQYDDFIQCVMSI, via the exons ATGGCGTTTCCCGGGCAGCCAGCGCCTGACGGCGGCTTCTACCAGGGCGGG TATGGAGGAGCTCCAGGAGGACCAGCATTCCCTGGCCAGGCCCAGGATCCTTTGTATGGGTATTTTGCTGCTGTAGCAGGGCAG GATGGACAAATAGATGCTgatgagctgcagagatgtCTCACCCAGTCAGGCATTGCAGGAGCATATAAAC CTTTCAACTTGGAGACCTGCAGACTCATGATCTCCATGCTGGAT AGGGACATGTCTGGGACACTGGGGTTTAATGAGTTTAAAGAGCTGTGGGCTGTGGTCAATGGCTGGAAGCAGCACTTCATGAGCTTTGACAGTGATGGAAGCGGCTCTGTGGATCGTCAGGAGCTGGAGAAAGCCTTGGTGAACATGG GATTCAGGCTGAGCCCACAGGCAGTGACAGCCATCACGAGGAGGTTCAGCACACATGGCAAGATCACCTTTGATGACTACATTGCCTGCTGCGTGAAGCTCAGAGCTCTCACAG AATGCTTCAGAAGAAGGGATGCATCTCAGCAGGGTTTTGTGAACTTCCAGTATGATGAT ttcATCCAGTGTGTTATGAGCATCTGA